The following are encoded together in the Citrus sinensis cultivar Valencia sweet orange chromosome 1, DVS_A1.0, whole genome shotgun sequence genome:
- the LOC112498850 gene encoding uncharacterized protein LOC112498850 — translation MHPRQPASIWWLQPWQPVLLGGCSFSVFLFFFLFFLFSFFLFRPASSFAFFRRRFSVVAAMAAGDGSRCFISPRLPIPIHQVGKSQMGNKHTGPVRKRRAVRVSRVDNPPAGPPSHISISEGDRSPPSTSRSCNSRSELSPPRSTPRVSPRFPSKRPTPHPEKKGKSSKPKVSARSLDRPPKSPPATPSKSGNFFSLGTRRATLGDLERIRAKYNIPPSVQLRVPHVDERPECSKSDGIALHIDLFDLGLRLPLQPFYM, via the exons ATGCACCCACGGCAACCGGCGTCAATTTGGTGGTTGCAGCCATGGCAGCCGGTTCTTCTTGGTGGCTGCAGCTTCTCggtttttctcttcttctttctcttttttttgttttcattttttttatttcggCCGGCGTCCTCCTTTGCATTTTTCCGACGTCGATTCTCGGTGGTTGCAGCCATGGCAGCCGGCGATGGTTCTCGATG CTTTATCTCTCCACGATTACCAATCCCGATCCATCAAGTTGGTAAATCTCAG ATGGGCAATAAACATACGGGACCCGTGAGGAAGCGACGTGCAGTTAGGGTTAGTAGGGTTGACAATCCTCCTGCGGGTCCTCCTTCCCACATTTCAATTAGCGAGGGGGATAGGTCCCCCCCTAGTACCTCTAGGAGTTGCAACTCTCGTTCTGAGCTCTCTCCCCCTAGGAGTACCCCTCGTGTCAGCCCACGCTTTCCCAGTAAACGGCCAACCCCCCATCCTGAAAAAAAGGGTAAGTCATCCAAGCCCAAGGTTTCCGCTCGTTCCTTGGACCGGCCTCCCAAATCTCCCCCTGCCACACCTTCAAAATCTGGCAACTTTTTTTCCCTGGGCACTAGGAGGGCTACCTTGGGGGACTTAGAACGAATTAGAGCCAAATACAATATTCCTCCCTCTGTTCAGCTTAGGGTACCCCATGTGGATGAGCGACCTGAGTGTTCGAAGTCTGATGGGATTGCTCTCCATATTGACCTCTTTGATCTAGGACTCCGCTTGCCCCTCCAACCTTTCTATATGTGA
- the LOC102613000 gene encoding uncharacterized protein LOC102613000, translating into MGLHVLWLEVLRCDISIQELKGLYQFKKPKGPDVAYFSPWGDHGHIVEGNPALKKGYRKVWFVAEGVTWAKGSCPVQEVGREVKKFVDRLRGAQRGSDVLEESRLWRAGLIDRSPPPTPGGYSCIIRDSAVPQKGSRQPRVPEPKGKSQGTFHSRSKGTPRSKKRKFRLVSTFPDELRGGDLDPASNKEVSHLARCFYYSAENVTSEVAEETDKSHCLLDLDSLVAAQSEVDKLRGELQSCQSREDQLAREVKTLQERIAGLSGEKARVEKDCDELRATNEDLLSRQKTMAEDAFSLIMTEVWSVDPKLEVPRVHKFVNKATILKTIAERKKSSHARSGTPRASAVACLGYPYFGCSYSRYLRVLC; encoded by the exons ATGGGTTTACATGTATTATGGTTGGAGGTATTGAGGTGCGACATTTCTATCCAGGAGTTGAAGGGCCTTTATCAATTCAAAAAGCCTAAGGGTCCCGATGTTGCTTACTTCTCCCCTTGGGGTGATCATGGCCATATTGTTGAGGGGAACCCCGCCTTAAAGAAGGGTTACCGAAAGGTATGGTTTGTTGCTGAGG GTGTGACATGGGCTAAAGGATCATGCCCAGTTCAGGAGGTGGGGAGAGAGGTGAAGAAGTTTGTGGATAGGCTTCGAGGTGCACAGAGGGGTAGTGATGTGCTAGAGGAGAGCCGATTATGGAGAGCGGGGCTGATTGACCGAAGTCCTCCACCTACTCCCGGGGGTTACTCATGTATAATTCGG GATTCGGCGGTACCCCAGAAAGGCTCCCGGCAACCTCGAGTTCCCGAACCAAAGGGGAAATCTCAGGGTACCTTCCACAGCAGGTCGAAGGGTACCCCTCGCtcgaagaagagaaaattcaGGCTGGTTTCCACTTTTCCCGATGAGTTACGTGGGGGTGACCTAGACCCGGCTTCCAACAAGGAGGTTTCGCACTTGGCTCGCTGTTTTTACTACTCTGCTGAAAATGTTACCTCCGAGGTTGCTGAAGAGACTGACAAGAG CCACTGCCTTCTAGACCTCGACTCCCTTGTTGCCGCCCAGTCAGAGGTCGACAAGTTAAGGGGTGAGCTCCAAAGCTGTCAGTCTCGCGAGGATCAGCTTGCTCGAGAAGTTAAAACTTTGCAAGAACGCATTGCTGGCCTGTCGGGAGAGAAAGCTCGGGTGGAGAAGGATTGTGATGAGTTGAGGGCCACCAACGAGGATCTGTTATCCCGACAAAAGACGATGGCGGAGGATGCGTTCTCACTTATTATGACGGAGGTATGGAGCGTGGATCCGAAATTGGAGGTACCCCGTGTTCATAAATTTGTCAACAAGGCAACGATTCTGAAGACGATTGCGGAGAGGAAGAAGTCTTCCCATGCACGGTCGGGTACCCCGCGCGCTTCAGCCGTTGCCTGCCTCGGATACCCCTACTTCGGCTGCTCCTATTCCCGGTACCTCAGAGTCCTCTGCTGA